The Glycine soja cultivar W05 chromosome 6, ASM419377v2, whole genome shotgun sequence genome has a window encoding:
- the LOC114415937 gene encoding protein MAIN-LIKE 1-like, with amino-acid sequence MVRMRELRRTLGRVLGKALGRHDVENVDHDTDEPHEEPHDPVTEDVGDGSQGFSGRPQDTPVLTSYVGHVAVNVWERTKLKLASHGRKVEKFGRLALEIEGLVAGTSLSSLITCSLETGDKGLLFAFAERWHKETSSFHLPIREMSITLDDVASLLHLPITGAFHMYDAIDVEHTVDLLVELLEVSRQEAVDETKHDNGH; translated from the exons ATGGTTAGAATGAGAGAATTACGTCGAACTTTAGGTAGAGTTTTAGGCAAAGCTTTAGGTAGGCAT GATGTTGAAAATGTGGATCATGACACTGATGAGCCTCATGAGGAGCCTCACGATCCAGTTACGGAGGATGTAGGTGATGGTTCACAGGGTTTTTCAGGCAGGCCCCAAGATACACCAGTGTTGACTTCATATGTTGGTCATGTGGCAGTCAATGTGTGG gaACGTACAAAGTTAAAGTTAGCCTCTCATGGGAGGAAGGTTGAGAAATTTGGAAGGCTTGCACTTGAGATTGAAGGTTTAGTAGCTGGTACAAGCTTAAGTTCTTTAATTACATGTTCATTGGAGACAGGAGACAAGGGACTTTTGTTTGCTTTTGCGGAGAGGTGGCACAAGGAAACTAGCAGTTTCCATCTGCCCATAAGAGAGATGAGTATAACCCTTGATGATGTGGCATCATTATTACATCTACCCATTACAGGTGCATTCCATATGTATGATGCAATAGATGTAGAGCATACTGTGGATTTGTTAGTTGAGTTGCTTGAAGTGTCTAGACAAGAAGCAGTAGATGAGACAAAGCACGATAATGGACACTAG
- the LOC114416626 gene encoding ninja-family protein AFP3-like isoform X2, whose amino-acid sequence MERCYNEKEYKSKKIDLTLKLSPCGENAEEKERGLRRSSSSSLVVVGVANGAQWGTSLGRSCSLPAERQRRVAALSPQVLAWVAASSAVNVNNTSSSLHKPNPLPSSSQDSGLQGPTHAAKGVALNIQTSTKEENDSKASLKTMAKAISPRPADSKPENPAKKHKLGNYCSLKGDVMEILRQMPSVTTTGDGPNGKRIEGFLYKYRSGQVCIVCVCHGNFLTPAEFVMHAGGKEVANPMKHITVLSNSF is encoded by the exons ATGGag AGGTGTTACAATGAGAAAGAGTACAAGTCCAAGAAAATAGACCTTACTCTAAAGCTTTCACCTTGTGGTGAGAATGcagaagagaaagagaggggGTTGAGAaggtcatcatcatcatcattagtaGTAGTTGGTGTTGCAAATGGGGCCCAGTGGGGCACATCTCTTGGCAGATCTTGCTCATTGCCAGCAGAGAGGCAGAGGAGGGTGGCTGCACTCTCACCTCAAGTGCTTGCTTGGGTGGCTGCTTCTTCTGCTGTCAATGTCAACAACACATCGTCATCACTTCACAAACCAAACCCACTCCCAAGTTCTTCTCAGGATTCAGGGCTTCAGG GTCCTACACATGCAGCCAAAGGAGTTGCTTTGAACATCCAAACATCAACCAAGGAGGAAAACGATTCCAAGGCTTCCCTCAAAACAATGGCCAAGGCAATTTCACCTAGGCCTGCTGACAGTAAGCCGGAGAATCCGGCTAAAAAACATAAACTTGGGAACTACTGCAGTCTTAAAGGCGATGTAATGGAGATCCTGAGACAGATGCCGAGTGTGACTACTACTGGAGATGGCCCCAATGGGAAGAGAATAGAAGGGTTTCTGTACAAGTATAGGTCTGGTCAAGTGTGTATTGTTTGTGTCTGCCATGGTAACTTTCTCACCCCAGCTGAGTTTGTCATGCATGCTGGGGGCAAGGAAGTGGCCAATCCAATGAAGCATATCACTGTTTTATCTAACTCATTTTAG
- the LOC114414192 gene encoding chitinase-like protein PB1E7.04c, with product MESISNSGSSVDMRTGPTTKSGEGEQFNKEKKQVPSSSPFSSELKSQDHFDLMPNATTTTTHPRPLGATSPTHDKTYSQSELHNTHLVAENGDGRPVNSHVEAHSSNPFGEANPSPLENNTAPSTSSQNPFIEMSDATTNTKHVGASESEKEHDHLHSLPSMQQEKGGMPNNSVSAFPTDGMLGPHSSLAPSTNESSQGNPFKAPPTSETNKNTFVGSADSVKVDEHHDHGNESHHRLPSPEQGHWSVPSSEARTHPANTHGETHVPSSSQQLDPLLESAQNKHQADATSKDHAGSTTIPTSVEPHHTFSVTEQGHHNKDSSNSEIDNKSDSSVSSFSPASESSTQDHMHNSANAVTKAPQKRGKDVRFASESCNDDIPISSFQKHGQQTSDGEGQNSSTGVALGTSNGSEKQNPPLQIMERPENPTTSSNYRFPSHVFDRHKSKSNTQWSTASNESLFSIQMGNTSFSNDMGWSWMSKSGEMDRPGDAISPGVFPPSNQPPLPPQSPPQPQPQPPATKFSDISQSTAKQHKGSRVTELKAAETMREVIMENSISKGDLIPAGGATPSNMRSTSNAHSHKSDGSTKSFAFNVLADGEKPLSAKHGEEKRKQQKQPEQQDIRPAPDAAPQNPKPIPNAPQNKSWFSCFSCC from the exons ATGGAATCCATAAGTAACAGTGGATCTAGTGTTGATATGAGAACTGGTCCTACTACAAAGTCAGGTGAAGGAGAACAatttaacaaagaaaagaaacaagtaCCCTCCTCTTCACCCTTTTCATCAGAGTTGAAATCACAAGATCACTTTGACCTTATGCCAAATGCAACAACCACTACAACTCATCCTAGACCTCTAGGTGCAACCTCTCCTACACATGACAAAACTTACTCACAGTCTGAATTGCATAACACACATTTAGTGGCAGAAAATGGTGATGGAAGGCCAGTTAACAGCCATGTGGAAGCACATTCTTCTAACCCTTTTGGCGAAGCTAATCCTTCTCCCTTAGAAAACAACACAGCCCCCTCTACATCGTCACAAAACCCCTTCATAGAGATGAGTGATGCCACCACCAACACTAAACATGTTGGTGCATCTGAATCTGAAAAGGAGCATGACCATCTACATTCATTGCCTTCCATGCAACAAGAAAAAGGTGGCATGCCTAACAATAGTGTAAGTGCATTTCCCACTGATGGTATGCTAGGCCCCCATTCATCATTGGCACCATCCACAAATGAATCATCACAAGGGAATCCCTTCAAAGCGCCACCAACAAGTGAAACCAATAAGAACACTTTTGTTGGTTCAGCTGACTCGGTGAAAGTTGATGAACATCATGATCATGGCAATGAATCACATCATAGACTACCATCACCGGAGCAAGGTCATTGGAGCGTGCCTAGTAGCGAAGCAAGGACACATCCTGCTAACACACATGGTGAAACTCATGTTCCCTCTTCGAGCCAACAATTAGACCCCTTGTTGGAATCAGCACAAAACAAACACCAAGCTGATGCAACTTCTAAGGACCATGCAGGTTCTACTACTATCCCAACAAGTGTTGAACCGCATCATACCTTTTCAGTTACAGAGCAAGGACATCACAACAAGGACAGTAGCAATTCAGAAATAGATAACAAGTCAGACTCATCAGTTTCATCATTTTCCCCAGCTTCTGAATCTTCAACTCAAGACCACATGCATAATTCTGCAAATGCAGTCACTAAAGCACCTCAAAAAAGGGGAAAGGATGTTAGGTTTGCTTCAGAATCTTGTAATGATGATATCCCAATTAGCTCTTTCCAAAAACATGGACAACAAACTAGTGATGGTGAAGGACAAAACTCATCAACAGGTGTTGCTCTTGGCACAAGCAATGGCTCAGAAaagcaaaatcctccactacaGATAATGGAGCGACCAGAAAATCCTACAACTTCTTCGAACTATAGGTTTCCATCACATGTGTTTGATAgacacaaatcaaaatcaaacacccAATGGAGCACTGCCTCTAATGAATCATTGTTCAGCATTCAAATGGGAAATACAAGTTTCTCGAATGACATGGGTTGGAGTTGGATGAGCAAATCTGGTGAAATGGATAGACCTGGTGACGCGATCTCGCCTGGCGTATTTCCTCCAAGCAATCAGCCCCCACTCCCACCTCAATCCCCACCCCAACCTCAACCTCAACCTCCAGCTACAAAATTCAGTGATATCAGCCAAAGCACTGCAAAACAACATAAAGGTTCAAGAGTGACTGAACTAAAAGCTGCTGAGACAATGAGAGAGGTTATAATGGAAAACAGTATAAGTAAAGGGGATTTGATACCTGCTGGAGGGGCAACACCTTCCAATATGCGTTCTACTTCTAATGCCCATTCTCACAAATCAGATGGGAGCACCAAATCCTTTGCGTTTAATGT ATTGGCAGATGGAGAAAAACCTCTTTCGGCAAAGCATggtgaagagaagagaaagcaGCAGAAACAGCCAGAGCAGCAGGATATTAGACCAGCACCAGATGCAGCACCTCAGAACCCCAAGCCAATCCCAAATGCTCCTCAgaacaaatcatggttttcttgtttCTCATGTTGTTAA
- the LOC114416626 gene encoding ninja-family protein 2-like isoform X1 encodes MERCYNEKEYKSKKIDLTLKLSPCGENAEEKERGLRRSSSSSLVVVGVANGAQWGTSLGRSCSLPAERQRRVAALSPQVLAWVAASSAVNVNNTSSSLHKPNPLPSSSQDSGLQDTLRGVSCNIPYIGPTHAAKGVALNIQTSTKEENDSKASLKTMAKAISPRPADSKPENPAKKHKLGNYCSLKGDVMEILRQMPSVTTTGDGPNGKRIEGFLYKYRSGQVCIVCVCHGNFLTPAEFVMHAGGKEVANPMKHITVLSNSF; translated from the exons ATGGag AGGTGTTACAATGAGAAAGAGTACAAGTCCAAGAAAATAGACCTTACTCTAAAGCTTTCACCTTGTGGTGAGAATGcagaagagaaagagaggggGTTGAGAaggtcatcatcatcatcattagtaGTAGTTGGTGTTGCAAATGGGGCCCAGTGGGGCACATCTCTTGGCAGATCTTGCTCATTGCCAGCAGAGAGGCAGAGGAGGGTGGCTGCACTCTCACCTCAAGTGCTTGCTTGGGTGGCTGCTTCTTCTGCTGTCAATGTCAACAACACATCGTCATCACTTCACAAACCAAACCCACTCCCAAGTTCTTCTCAGGATTCAGGGCTTCAGG ATACACTCAGAGGTGTCTCATGCAACATTCCATATATAGGTCCTACACATGCAGCCAAAGGAGTTGCTTTGAACATCCAAACATCAACCAAGGAGGAAAACGATTCCAAGGCTTCCCTCAAAACAATGGCCAAGGCAATTTCACCTAGGCCTGCTGACAGTAAGCCGGAGAATCCGGCTAAAAAACATAAACTTGGGAACTACTGCAGTCTTAAAGGCGATGTAATGGAGATCCTGAGACAGATGCCGAGTGTGACTACTACTGGAGATGGCCCCAATGGGAAGAGAATAGAAGGGTTTCTGTACAAGTATAGGTCTGGTCAAGTGTGTATTGTTTGTGTCTGCCATGGTAACTTTCTCACCCCAGCTGAGTTTGTCATGCATGCTGGGGGCAAGGAAGTGGCCAATCCAATGAAGCATATCACTGTTTTATCTAACTCATTTTAG